The Sorghum bicolor cultivar BTx623 chromosome 6, Sorghum_bicolor_NCBIv3, whole genome shotgun sequence genome contains the following window.
ATATCTTGAGCAAAATATACCACATTAGAGGCTGGGTCGTGCAAATTTTCTTTTCGTATTTGAAACGCGCGCTGTGCCTTttctaaaattaaaaaaatgctaatgaaaggcTTAGTTCCTTAGTGAAGTGGTTAGTACTTTTGGCATGATGTAGAGAATTAGAGAAAAATCACTTATATTTCAACATTTCCTCTCACGTGATTACTTGAAGACTCCTTAGGTCTCAGGCGTCAATTAGAAACAAAAaacaattacttttatttaattATACTAACCAAGATTTAAACTCGAGACCTCTACCTAGTTACTATATTAGTTTACATATATTAACTAGATGCGTGTAGCGAATATGCCTAAGGGCAGGTGTCTTGTCCTGCTCTCATTATAATTCAAGGTGCATCAAGCCAAAGTCTAAGGGTTTGGAGCTGCTCTGCTTCTTGTTTTCTAATTTTGCTCTCAACTTTCGTAAGCCAAATATGATAGTTCCATAAACTCTGCTCTATGAAAACTTTTAATCTGCGGGCAATTCTATGTTTTTTGTGAAGCTTTCTTAACTCATGGGTTACTCTATGAACCCACGGATTCTAACCTCCTTGTATATCTGAGGATTTTAACATCGTATAGTTCTGAAAACATTAACCACTTTTACCCCTACACAGCATAATGTTTTCTTTCAGGCCCAATTTGGTACCACTCTCCCAGCTGCTCCGCCACCAGCTTCACGACAAATCCAGGAATTCGTGCTGAGAGAAGCTAAAGTACAGATTAGAAGGAGAGCTGAAAAAGCTTCTTCTTCATAGAACCTCCGGACAGTTCCCTCCACGGCTACTGTTCAAACTCAAATCCTCATCAGAGCACGCCCGGGCACACGGTAGCACGGGCTAAACATtacgaaaaaaaaaatagaagggGTGGTTTCATCTGTCCCCACCATTCATATGGCATGGCACCAAGACCAAATGTCAGCATCAGAAAGAATTGAAAATTTGTTCAGTGTCAGAGGATGGGCTTTCTTATGAATAAATTGGAACATGAAAGCTGAAGTAAGCCAGTAACCTCTTATCTTCAGATATATTAGCCAGCGATTCCTGATACAGCGGAATCTGTTATGGTAACAAGCACGCTACATCTACTGCATAAGTGCACCAATCCAAAATTATGCATTGTACTTATCTCTGTCGAACCCCACCTATTTTCTCAACATTTTTTGCCTGTACGGTTGCAGCTAGTCTGATGAATGCCTTCTGTAGAGGCTGGAAGGTTGCTCCTTACATCACTTCTTTGCCTGCCTTCTCGCTGCTCCAAGCAAGAGGACCTTGCCTACCAGTCCGGTGTTGAGCACACAAACCGCAGCCACCGCACCACCAACCACCACCCACTTCCAGTCAAAACCATGTTGAAGTGCATGGGAGTTGTCATTCTCATCACCGAttttatcggcaatggacaggtCATGGTCCAAGGGACCATTTGAAGCCGTGATGGATATCTTGGTGGTCATTCGAGCCATGATGGCGCTGTGCGACAGGGTATTTTCTGTGTCTCTCATTTGCTGGTACGCTCTGAACCCAGACTGAAGTTTCTTCACAGCACCCCACATGCCGTGACGAACAGCAACTCTGGCTACATCTTTTGGTATGCCCATGTCCTCATAGTGAACCAAAGTTACTTCACACGCAGATTGCTGACCCACATGTTTAGGCGATTGAACTGCATTTCACAAAGAATATGATTATAGCATTAAGGTCCAAGCATTTGTGTTCATGCCTGACTAGAAACCTTTCATGTTCAGAACAAACATAGCTCTAGACAccataatgataataaatactAAGAAAAAGAGTTACCAGCTCTGATACGCCAACTTGAGAAGTACAGCTCCACACGCCTTGGTTTTTCTTTCTTGGGCAATGATGGATATGGAACACCCTGCCAAATGGAGGTTGCTGAGCGCTCACATATACACACTTACAAAGGATGTTAGCAAACATTTTCTACAGACAGAAATTTTAATAATATTGAAATCCCTGTGAATCTTATCCATATTTTGCAAACATGCCAGACAGGGTAAGAATGTCGCTCTACTATATGGAGACCTGAGTTTGGTTTCTCAGCAATATGTGTGTGAGAATTAACAATAATAGCTAAAGGTAAGATGTTTGTAATATGTTGTTCAGTCTTGACTCTCATCAGTCAAATCAATTTTAAATACTAAGATGTGCTTCAGTCAGCTGCTATCAATAGTAAATGACCCAGTGTAATGTTCTCTTCATGTGATACAAGTCCATTGTTTGTTTTCCAAAAAGCTTAGCACATATTTGTCAGAAAATAAACATATTGATTAATCATTAATATATGTTTGTCTCCTCCTAGACCTAGAAACCTAATAACCCGATATCCCATAAAACTTAAAAGGTGCTGATAAAATTATGCAAGCAGTTCAATTTTAAAAGACGCTGATAGGTAACTTCAACACATCATGCAGGAAGATAATAAACAGTTTACTATCTGAGTATTTGATGGTTTTGGGTTACTGTTTTGTGGGTGacttcaaaaagaaaaaaaaaactcacaaTTATCTCTTTTGGAAAAGAAGCATTTATATTGGGTCCAGATCAATTACAAGGCCACTTCTGAGTTCTGAGAAATTTCTGCAGACTATGCTCAAAGAGCAGAGAAGTGCAGAACAAGAATGTTATATTAAAGAAAGAATAAGCAATCTCTTGgagataaaaaaaaaaaggtagaaAAGGAACATAAATTTCACGCATTAGCTGTAAGGCTAAAAGTAAAGCATAACCATTGAGTGGGGAAATGGAAAGGGGATAAAACATTTCACCTTCGTCGGTTATAAAATTATATGAATCTTTTTTCAGATAATGGAGGAAGAATAACATTACACGAGTAAATGAATCTTTTTTTCAGATAATGGTGGGAGAAGAACATTACATGAGTAAAAGTATCTGTTAATAAAACACTCTGTACACGTACCTTTGTAACACAATAGTAAGTCTTCCCAGATTCCCATATGCGCCCTCCAAAGATGTATTCACGGTCACTGCAGAAGAATGGGAACTGGAAAACAAACAACATGTTGGAATTGAGAGTTTAACATGAAGGTATGCAGGGAACAACAGAAGCTGGACAAACCTTTTTTATCCAGTGAACAATTGTTGCTCCATTCTGAGGGAACTCATCCAAAGATTTGGAGTATGCAAGCATGGGATCCCATTTTAGACGAAAATCACCATCCCAGAAGAAATCTCTAACCAGTTCAGGAGTAGCATCCTCAAAAATAGTGCGACTGCAGTACATTATAGGTCCCTCCTAATAAATACATTTAAAATGAACTCAGGAGATGTATACGAAGATATTATGGTAAAACATTTAGTCATGACACAGATTTTACTGTAATCTTCTAATTGGTCATGCCAATTTATGCAGATTAAGTAACAAAAAAAAGGTGATCAAACAATCTTGTCTCAGAATTCCTGTTTCAGTTGGAAAGGCTAATATTAAAACTCAATCTGTGGGGGAGTAAGACAGCCCCCGGGCATATTGCATTAAGAAGACCTTCTCATGGGTTGAGAAAGCCCCCCTAAACCCTGCCCAAAGACCTTCTCACGGGTTGAgaagaccccccccccccccccccccccaaacccTGCCCCACCCATACACAGCGACACCGTAGCCAATGTAAGAGCGACCACAACCGGAGCCGGACCTTAGACTTCTGCTTTGGAGTGGGACAGATGAAGGAAGTTTTTCAACCCCAGCCTGAAAATCCGCCCCCATGGGGAATTGAACCTAGGACCTGAGGAGTTCTACTCAAGCCACCTAACCAACTTTATATTACCGCCTCTCATTTCTATTTCTTAGTCTGTTCAATTTCAAAGTTTATAGATTCAGTAAATAAAATGCTAGAATCTAACCAAGAGTACACTAATAAACACGTCAAGGGACTCATGGTGTGTGTAATGCCACTGGACAATGAAATGATAGTATGTACCAATACCATAAGGTGAACCGACAAGAATGGACTTTCAAAAAACTATCATGTTATACGCCACCTCAGGATCGTGGTAGAAGTACCTTCTATAATATCCTATATTATCATCATTCAATTCTTTCACAACCCACGGGAAAGACAAACCTCGGGCTCACGCCGCCAGGCCTTGTAGGTCATGTTGGAGGTTCTGCGCTCCATCAAATTCTGCCAAGCTGTATCCCCACTTTCCTTGTTATCTAAAAGTTGCAGGAGATGTTCTAGGTCCTTCTCAGTGACAGTATCATGCTCGCCCTCAAAATTTGTCCTGCTGATCAGAAAATATTAAAAATTGAACTAAGTTTTCACTGCAGAAAGAATATAGGAAATTGTGGTGCTTTCTTATGTCGACAAGAACAAGTTGTGTGGTTCTGTTCTACTTGCAAGAACACATACTGAAACAAGCAAACGAGGATGAAATAAACCACAGCCACGATGGATCCCCAGCAGCAGGTAAGTTTGTGTTCCAAATCCTATCCTGGTGCAAAGCGAACGAAACTAACCAATGATCAAAAACCTATATAGTGCAGACATAAATAGCAAGTTTTCACGGACCTGACAAAGCTATCTATCAGCGAAGCCACAAGTTTCCAACATCGCTATATGTCACCAATTCAAAATACAAATCCAACTCTATCTACATGTGTCAGTTCATCAAGTCAGCTGAAAGAGAGTGACTTTCATGAGGGAAAAAATATCAAATCTCCTAAACGGCCTCCAACACAGGGACAGGGCCGCCCCTTCTTaatgaagcgcaagatcattccATTCAATTCCAAACTGAAAGACACCTACTCCGCAAGAGAGACAATTGAAAAGAGTGACAGGCGCAGGCGCTGCATTTCCGCCTCCCTGGTCCCCGGCCGACCCCGCCAGTCACTATGTAAAATAAATTCAACCACTAAACGCTCACCTGCCGTCGGCGCAACCTCCACCGTCCCGGTCCGCGGCGGCATCATCCTCGGGGGAGGCCCTGTCCTGGTGCTTGCCTCTGCAGCGTCGGAATGCGGAGGAAAGGAGCCTGGGCGCGACGGAGCAGGCGGAGAGCGCGGTGCAGGCGAGCCAGAGCCTCCGGGCGCCGAGTCCGGGCGGCACCCAGACCCAGAGGATGCGGAGGCGGGTGCGGAGGCCTAGGAAGAGCAGCCCCGTCCAGCGCGGGCGCCAGGACCAGCCGACGACGAGGCCGATCATGACGGCGGCCCAGATCGGCACCGCGCAGAGCAGCACGTCGACGGCCATCTCCGCCACCGCGGGGCGCTGCAGCAGCGCCACCGCCTCCTCGCACCAGCTCGCCATTGCTGCGCGCGCTAGGGCTGGAAGCTTCCCCGCCCCTGATCCGTCTCGCTCCAATCCCcttccctctctctccctcccttttttttttcttttgggggTGCCCTTTTTCTTCGTCGGCGAaatggaggagaggagggggtAGTTGTTTTTGGAGGGGACGCTCCTGCCTGCGCGCCCGCGTGTCAGAGGCGGCGGAAGGGGACAGGTTGGCGGGTAGACCCACGTGTCGGTGAGAGGTGGGATGGGCAGAGCGGTAGTATATGCCGCGGAACATCCGGGCGCGTGACTAGTTAAATGCGCGGGGTTTACGAGGGGATCGACCGTGACGTGGCTGGGCCCCAGCGCCAGCGGGATGCTCGGGTGGGAACGGTAGCTACTGGCCGTCGGGGGGCGATCCACACCGTTCGCAGCTATGCAAAACGACGGCCGTTACTCCTGTTCGGATCGGATAGAACCGGATAACTATTAGCTAGGgagtgtttttttttatctCAGCTAGGAGTTGGTACATTGTTACTTTATAAGCATTGTTTAGAGCAACTGTTAGGCCACTCACAATGGAAGACTCTattacagagtccaagacacttaattacatattatttatggtattttgctgatgtggcagcatattaattgaagaaagagatagaaaaaataagactccaagtcttatttagactccaagtccacattattcgaggtaataaataactttagactctatgatagagtctgcattgtgagtgcccttatgcaATTGGACTATGCATTTTAGAAATTTaccaaaaatcttaaaaattacTCTACAACAGTTAtgcatttgacttatgcattttgacaaatttggcatttgatggaccaaacttggcatttttgtATAGGCACAATGGCTTGGCATTTTTTATATTCCGAG
Protein-coding sequences here:
- the LOC110436563 gene encoding uncharacterized protein LOC110436563 isoform X2; translated protein: MASWCEEAVALLQRPAVAEMAVDVLLCAVPIWAAVMIGLVVGWSWRPRWTGLLFLGLRTRLRILWVWVPPGLGARRLWLACTALSACSVAPRLLSSAFRRCRGKHQDRASPEDDAAADRDGGGCADGRTNFEGEHDTVTEKDLEHLLQLLDNKESGDTAWQNLMERRTSNMTYKAWRREPEEGPIMYCSRTIFEDATPELVRDFFWDGDFRLKWDPMLAYSKSLDEFPQNGATIVHWIKKFPFFCSDREYIFGGRIWESGKTYYCVTKGVPYPSLPKKEKPRRVELYFSSWRIRAVQSPKHVGQQSACEVTLVHYEDMGIPKDVARVAVRHGMWGAVKKLQSGFRAYQQMRDTENTLSHSAIMARMTTKISITASNGPLDHDLSIADKIGDENDNSHALQHGFDWKWVVVGGAVAAVCVLNTGLVGKVLLLGAARRQAKK
- the LOC110436563 gene encoding uncharacterized protein LOC110436563 isoform X1, with the protein product MASWCEEAVALLQRPAVAEMAVDVLLCAVPIWAAVMIGLVVGWSWRPRWTGLLFLGLRTRLRILWVWVPPGLGARRLWLACTALSACSVAPRLLSSAFRRCRGKHQDRASPEDDAAADRDGGGCADGSRTNFEGEHDTVTEKDLEHLLQLLDNKESGDTAWQNLMERRTSNMTYKAWRREPEEGPIMYCSRTIFEDATPELVRDFFWDGDFRLKWDPMLAYSKSLDEFPQNGATIVHWIKKFPFFCSDREYIFGGRIWESGKTYYCVTKGVPYPSLPKKEKPRRVELYFSSWRIRAVQSPKHVGQQSACEVTLVHYEDMGIPKDVARVAVRHGMWGAVKKLQSGFRAYQQMRDTENTLSHSAIMARMTTKISITASNGPLDHDLSIADKIGDENDNSHALQHGFDWKWVVVGGAVAAVCVLNTGLVGKVLLLGAARRQAKK